Below is a genomic region from Salinirussus salinus.
CGCTCGTTTTACGCGAGGGCGACACCGTCGACGACGCCTGTCACAAGCTCGGTGGCAGTTTCGAGGAGCGCTTCCGGTTCGCCCGCGTGACCGGCCCCAGCGCCAAACACGACGAACAGCAGGTCGGCCGCGACCACGAACTCGCCGACGAGGACGTGCTCCGGATCGTCACCCGGAAGTGACGACATGGACCGCGAGCACCGTCGGCTGCTGGTCTACGCCGCGCTCTTTCTGGTCCCCTGGTCGGTGGTGAACGCCCGCGGGGTCGTGACCTTCGTGTTCCCCTTCGGCCTGCTGAACTTCGCCCCGCTGGAACTGACCGACGTCGTCTCCTTCGCCACGGTGTACACCGAGCGGCTCCCCGAGTTCCTGCTGGGCTGGCCGGTCGGCGTCGGACTCTACGTCGCCGGGCTCGCGAGCGTCCTCTCCGGCCTGCTCTTCGACCGCGAGGACCCCCGGGTCACCGCCGGGCTGTTCGCCTTCGCCGGCGTGACGCAGGTCACGCTCGCGCTGGGGTTCTCCCGGCGGGTCGGGACCACCGCCGTCCCCGTCGGGGCGGCCCTCCTGTGGCTCGCCGTCTGGTGGTACGACTGGCCGGCCATCCGACGAACTCTCTCCGTCGAGGAATCCTGACGGCCCGTGACGGCCCGCGAGCGTCCCGGCAACTCTCGACCACCCGCGGCGGGTCGGACAGGTTTTTGCGGCTGGTGGGCCTACTCCGGTCCGTATGAACGACTATCTGCTCGACCACGTGATGATGCGCGTCGAGGACCTGGAGGCGTCGCTGGAGTGGTACACCGGGCACCTGGGCTACGAAGAGACCGGCCGCTGGGAGGCCGACACCTTCACCAACGTCTTCCTCCAGGCGCCGGGCGCCCACGACGACGGCGCCCTCCTCGAACTCACGTACAACCACGACGGGCGGAGCTACGACATGGGGGACTCCTGGGGCCACATCGCCGTCCGGTGTGAGGACGTCTACGACGCCTACGAGGAGCTGATGGACAGCGGCGTCGAGGACTACCGCGACCCCGACTCCTGTGGCGGCTCGTATGCCTTCGTGAAAGACCCCGACGGCCACGAAATCGAAATCGTCGAGCGCGACCACGGCGCCACGTACAGCCTCGACCACACCATGATCCGCGTCGAGGACGCCGACGAAGCCATCGGCTGGTACACCCGGAAGTTCGACTACGAGCTGTTCCGGCGCGAGGAGTTCGAGGATTTCGCGCTCTACTTCCTCAAGCCCGGCGACGCCCCCGACGAGGCGATGTCGGTGGAGCTGACCTACAACTACGACGGCCGCAGCTACGACCTGGGCGACGCCTGGGGCCACGTCGCGGTCCGGGCCGACGACCTCCACGAGTCCTGGGACGAACTCATGGGTCGCCACGCGGAGGACTACCGCGACCCCGAGAGCTGCAACGACATGTACGCCTTCACCAGGGACTGCGACGGCCGCGAGATCGAGGTCGTCACGCGGTAGCGCGGCGGCCGTCGGCCGGCGATTCCCGCCTCAGCCTCCCTCGCCGACGCCGTCGGGCAGCCCGCCGAACGCCGCCAGCGCCTCGCGTTCGAGCGGGTGGAGCTCCCCGGGAACCACGAGCAGGTGCAGCGGCGGACCGAAGTCCCCGCCGGCGAGCGCGTCGAGCCGGTCGGCCCGGACCGTCGGGTCGTCGCTGCCGGCCCGGCCGACCACGACGCCCGCGCCCGAGAGGCCGGCGTCGGCGAGCAGCCCGGCCGCGTGGTCGCCGGTCATGTAGCGGTCCCCGTGTTCCCCCGTGCCCGCCCCGCGCCCCCCGGGGTCGTGTCCCTTGTCCCGGTCGATGTCCAGGTAGACCAGCGTGTGCAGCCCGCGTTCGCGGTTGTCACCGATAGTGGCGAGGACGCTGTCGGGGACGCCCTCGCCGCCATGAGAGGACTCGAAAGGCAGGGTGGTGGCCTTCCCGAAGCGGTAGTTCTGGAGGCCGGTCAGCGAGGCCGCCGCTGTGCTCGCCGTGGTTCCGTGGATCACCTGGGTTTCGACCCCGCGTTCGTGGGCGCGCAGCCGCAGGTCCGCGTGCGTGGTCGAGACCATCGGGTCGCCGCCGGTCAGGAAGACCGCGTCGCCATCGCTCGCGGCGTCGAGTATCGGCCCGGGGTCGCGCTCGACGCCGGCCCGGTCCCGGACCTCGATGTCGACTCCGTGGGCGTCCTCCAGATCCGCGACGGTCGCCCCGGCCAGCCGGCTGGTGTAGAACTCCGCGAAGACCCGGTCGGCTCCCCGGACCGCATCCCGGCCCCGGACCGTGACCGAGCGCTCGTCGTACAGCCCCAGGCCGACAAAGGTGAGCATACCCGCCCTCGACGCGAGAAGGGCATAAGTCGTGTGCCCGCGGCCGGAGGGCTGAGTTCGAAGGACCTCGCTGGTAGACGTCGGCCGCCCTCGCCGCGCTCGACCGGCATCCGCCAGGCGGGAGTAGGTCCCACCGGCTACAGGCAGTGGTGGCCTTGCTCCGCCGCTTGGACCGTGTGCCCGGTTTCTTCCCGACGGTTTCCCGCCACATCGTCACGCTTACCGCCCGCCGTCGCCCAGGTCGTGTATGGTCCACTGCGTGCGCGTCGCCCGCGAGGACGGGGAAGCGGCCCGCCAGCGCCTCGCCGAGCGCGACCTCGTGGACGGGAGCCACGAGATCCGGGCCGAAGACGGCACGCTCTACATCCCCGTCACAGACC
It encodes:
- a CDS encoding TIGR04206 family protein, which codes for MDREHRRLLVYAALFLVPWSVVNARGVVTFVFPFGLLNFAPLELTDVVSFATVYTERLPEFLLGWPVGVGLYVAGLASVLSGLLFDREDPRVTAGLFAFAGVTQVTLALGFSRRVGTTAVPVGAALLWLAVWWYDWPAIRRTLSVEES
- a CDS encoding VOC family protein yields the protein MNDYLLDHVMMRVEDLEASLEWYTGHLGYEETGRWEADTFTNVFLQAPGAHDDGALLELTYNHDGRSYDMGDSWGHIAVRCEDVYDAYEELMDSGVEDYRDPDSCGGSYAFVKDPDGHEIEIVERDHGATYSLDHTMIRVEDADEAIGWYTRKFDYELFRREEFEDFALYFLKPGDAPDEAMSVELTYNYDGRSYDLGDAWGHVAVRADDLHESWDELMGRHAEDYRDPESCNDMYAFTRDCDGREIEVVTR
- the dph5 gene encoding diphthine synthase; the protein is MLTFVGLGLYDERSVTVRGRDAVRGADRVFAEFYTSRLAGATVADLEDAHGVDIEVRDRAGVERDPGPILDAASDGDAVFLTGGDPMVSTTHADLRLRAHERGVETQVIHGTTASTAAASLTGLQNYRFGKATTLPFESSHGGEGVPDSVLATIGDNRERGLHTLVYLDIDRDKGHDPGGRGAGTGEHGDRYMTGDHAAGLLADAGLSGAGVVVGRAGSDDPTVRADRLDALAGGDFGPPLHLLVVPGELHPLEREALAAFGGLPDGVGEGG